TCGTCGGTGTTCTGAGTGTTGTCGGGGGTGGTCATGGGTGTTCCTTTCGTGACGCGGAGCGCGTCGGTGTCGCAGGCGGCGCTGGAGGCTCGCCCGCAGGGGGCGGGTGCGCTCGGGCGGCGTCGCCTCAGTCGGCGTTCGCTGCGACCCGGGTGGAGCACCCGATCAATTGCATGCACTGTAGCATGCATATGTACACTGACATACATGAACGCATCGAGTCAAGTCCCTCCCGGAGAACACTCAGGGTCGGATGCCGCGGGCTCCGCCCCGAACGACCCGATCACGTCGATCGAGCAGGCCCTCGTCACGATGCGGCGCGACCAGGAGCGGCGGCGGCTGCAGCGGCGGGCCGAGCACTTCGGCCAGGAGGGCCATGACGGGCACGGCGGCGACCACGGGCACGGGCACGGGCACGGCGGGCCCTGGTCGGGGGAGCGCCCCCGGCACCCCGACCACGATCCCCACGAGCACGACGAGCACGACGAGCACGACGAGAACGCCGAGCACGACGGTCATCGAGGCCGCCGCGGTGGCGGGCGCGGAGGCCCGGAGGGCTGGGGCGGCCGAGGTCGCGGCCGCGGCCCGGGTGGCGGCCCCGGCCGGCACGCGCTCGCACACGCGGCTCGCTTCCGCCTGCTCGATGCCCTCGAGGGTGCGGAGCACCCGCCGTCGGTGAGCGAGCTCGCCGAGGCGATCGGCGTCGATCAGCCGCGGGCGAGCCGGCTCGTGCAGGCGGCCGTCGAGGCGGGGCATGTGCGCCGCGAGGCGGACCCATCCGATGCCCGCCGCAGCGCCCTCGTGCTCACGGCCTCCGGCCGGAAGCTCCTCGAGAGCGCGCGCGACACGCGCCGCGGGGCCGTCGAGACCGCGCTCGCCGCGTTCACCCCCGAGGAGACCGCCGAGTTCGCACGCCTGCTCTCCCGCTTCATCGCCGACTGGCCGCGCGACTAGGCGCGGCCAGTCGGCGCATCAGAGCGCGTGCAGCGCCGGCTCCGCCGTGGAATGCTGCAATCGAGCGAGACGCGGGGCTGCGAGGCATCCGCACAGGAGGGAACCCCGTGGCCACAGCCCATGACGACG
The DNA window shown above is from Agromyces cerinus and carries:
- a CDS encoding MarR family winged helix-turn-helix transcriptional regulator — encoded protein: MSELAEAIGVDQPRASRLVQAAVEAGHVRREADPSDARRSALVLTASGRKLLESARDTRRGAVETALAAFTPEETAEFARLLSRFIADWPRD